A window of Haliscomenobacter hydrossis DSM 1100 contains these coding sequences:
- a CDS encoding aminopeptidase P family protein, with amino-acid sequence MFSANTYTHRRAELMHRVGRGLIFLLGNELSPMNYQDNTFPFRQDSNFLYYIGLDHPHLAAILDTETGECILFGDELSLDDIIWMGPQPPLTEQALVVGIQEVQPFDLLLEVLTAARKQNRAIHFLPPYRAENKINLAYWLHLPMLELTSSASIPLIQAIVAQRSVKTTEEIAEMDKALHTTKAMYLAAMKQTRPGIKEAQLAGIAEGIAVAGGGNLAYPIIMTVNGQVLHNHHHHNTLKSGQLVLADMGAETAMHYAADITRTWPVDGSFTQQQKEIYQIVLDAQMAGIAAMRPGLRNLDAHLTAAKVITNGLKSLGLMQGDTDEIVQAGAHALFFPHGLGHMIGLDVHDMEDLGEKYTGYHEGLERSTQFGLRSLRMARTLEPGFVMTIEPGIYFIPELIDRWQQEGRFNQYINYAALAAYRGFSGIRIEDDVLVTQGEPKVLGPGIPKEIGEIEALRS; translated from the coding sequence ATGTTTTCGGCCAATACTTATACGCACCGGAGAGCAGAATTGATGCACCGGGTTGGAAGAGGTTTGATCTTTTTATTGGGCAATGAACTCAGTCCAATGAATTACCAGGACAATACATTTCCTTTTAGACAAGACAGTAATTTTTTGTATTACATTGGACTGGATCATCCACATCTGGCCGCTATTCTCGATACTGAAACGGGTGAATGTATACTTTTTGGTGATGAACTCAGCCTTGATGACATCATCTGGATGGGCCCGCAGCCCCCACTGACAGAACAAGCACTAGTGGTAGGTATTCAGGAAGTGCAACCTTTTGACCTCTTGTTGGAAGTCCTGACTGCGGCAAGAAAACAAAACCGAGCCATCCATTTTTTACCTCCTTACCGGGCCGAAAACAAAATCAATTTGGCCTATTGGCTGCATTTGCCCATGCTGGAACTGACAAGCTCCGCTTCCATTCCATTGATTCAAGCAATCGTGGCACAACGTTCCGTTAAAACGACTGAAGAAATCGCCGAAATGGACAAAGCCCTGCACACCACCAAGGCCATGTACCTGGCTGCCATGAAACAAACCCGACCAGGGATCAAAGAAGCACAGTTGGCGGGTATTGCCGAAGGCATTGCAGTTGCTGGAGGAGGAAATTTGGCTTACCCCATCATCATGACGGTAAACGGTCAGGTACTGCACAACCATCACCACCACAATACACTGAAATCCGGGCAACTGGTACTGGCCGACATGGGCGCAGAAACAGCTATGCATTACGCCGCAGACATCACCCGAACCTGGCCAGTAGATGGCAGTTTTACCCAACAGCAAAAAGAAATTTACCAGATTGTACTGGATGCCCAAATGGCGGGCATCGCTGCCATGCGGCCAGGCTTACGCAACCTCGATGCGCATTTGACAGCTGCCAAAGTGATCACCAATGGCCTAAAATCGCTGGGTTTAATGCAAGGCGACACGGATGAGATTGTTCAGGCCGGTGCGCATGCCTTGTTCTTTCCACATGGCTTGGGCCATATGATCGGACTCGACGTACACGATATGGAGGATTTGGGTGAAAAATATACCGGCTACCATGAAGGTTTGGAACGCAGTACTCAATTTGGCCTGAGGTCCCTGCGCATGGCACGTACCCTGGAGCCGGGCTTTGTCATGACCATCGAGCCAGGAATTTATTTTATTCCTGAACTGATTGACAGGTGGCAACAGGAAGGTCGATTCAATCAATACATCAATTATGCCGCATTAGCTGCTTATCGGGGATTTTCAGGAATCCGGATTGAAGATGATGTACTGGTTACCCAGGGTGAACCGAAGGTACTGGGGCCGGGTATCCCTAAGGAAATTGGGGAGATAGAAGCGCTTAGAAGTTGA
- a CDS encoding GNAT family N-acetyltransferase, with amino-acid sequence MLTYQIENNLSVAEFQAVLLASTLGERRPIDQPERLQKMLEHANLIVTARADGKLVGISRALTDFAFCTYLSDLAVDEEYQHQGIGTELIRQTKLASPEAKLILLSAPKATGYYPKIGMTRHEHCYFLDREGDLKP; translated from the coding sequence ATGCTTACCTATCAAATCGAAAACAACCTTTCCGTCGCTGAATTCCAGGCTGTACTCCTAGCTTCCACCCTCGGCGAGCGCAGACCGATCGACCAACCTGAACGCCTGCAAAAGATGCTTGAACACGCCAACCTGATTGTAACTGCGCGGGCCGATGGCAAGTTGGTCGGGATATCACGCGCCTTGACCGATTTTGCTTTTTGTACCTATTTGTCGGATCTGGCGGTGGATGAGGAATATCAACACCAGGGCATTGGCACCGAATTGATTCGGCAAACCAAATTGGCGAGCCCGGAGGCGAAACTGATTTTGCTCTCCGCACCCAAGGCAACGGGGTATTATCCAAAGATTGGTATGACCCGGCATGAACACTGCTATTTTTTGGATAGGGAGGGGGACTTGAAGCCATAG
- a CDS encoding GNAT family N-acetyltransferase, producing MTEILQTDRLILRTLTLDDATFIVELVNSPGWIKYIGYRNINTLEDARNYLNNGPLKSYVVYGFGLWAIVLKDEGIPIGMCGLIKRDGLEDADLGYAVLPAYEGQGYITEATRSALHYIFDTLKIKKVLAITNVDNAGSIRVLEKIGFQFLRYMTMPGEDKAVRLFEVVEMD from the coding sequence ATGACCGAAATTCTCCAAACCGATCGACTGATTTTAAGGACACTCACCCTTGACGATGCCACATTTATTGTAGAACTGGTCAATAGCCCCGGCTGGATAAAATACATCGGCTACCGCAACATCAACACGCTTGAAGACGCCCGGAATTACCTCAACAATGGACCACTGAAAAGTTATGTGGTCTATGGATTTGGTCTCTGGGCAATTGTGTTGAAAGATGAAGGCATTCCGATTGGCATGTGTGGATTGATCAAACGTGATGGGCTGGAAGATGCTGACCTAGGGTATGCCGTATTGCCTGCCTACGAGGGCCAAGGGTATATTACAGAAGCGACGAGGTCTGCTTTGCACTACATTTTTGACACCCTGAAAATCAAAAAGGTGCTGGCCATTACCAATGTGGACAATGCGGGGTCGATCAGGGTATTGGAAAAAATCGGGTTTCAGTTTTTGAGGTACATGACCATGCCGGGTGAAGATAAGGCGGTAAGGTTGTTTGAGGTGGTTGAGATGGATTGA
- a CDS encoding LytR/AlgR family response regulator transcription factor: MAASYRCLILEDEPPAARVLLRYLQEYPEWTCLGVHHSPQSAIAALESHHPDLLFLDIHLPDISGLNVLRQLSQPPLVVFTTAYPQYAVEGFELAALDYLLKPISPERFQKAMERAQERLEQERILENTGQDSGFLSFRADRKVHRLPFQRIIYLQALDDYVKIISTEGTFLPKITLSQLEKELPQQLFLRIHRSYIVNLKKVQFFDHQELGIGDKKLPIGKSSRDQVLARLKAEVI; the protein is encoded by the coding sequence ATGGCTGCATCCTACCGTTGCTTGATTTTGGAGGACGAACCACCCGCCGCACGGGTGTTGCTGCGGTATTTGCAAGAATATCCCGAGTGGACTTGTCTGGGAGTGCACCATTCGCCCCAAAGTGCCATCGCTGCCCTGGAAAGCCACCACCCCGATCTTTTGTTCCTCGACATTCATTTGCCCGACATCAGCGGATTGAACGTGCTACGGCAATTGAGCCAGCCGCCTTTGGTGGTGTTTACCACGGCTTATCCCCAATACGCGGTAGAAGGATTTGAGTTGGCGGCGCTGGATTATTTGCTCAAACCCATTTCGCCCGAGCGCTTTCAAAAAGCGATGGAACGCGCCCAGGAACGACTGGAACAAGAACGGATTTTGGAAAATACCGGACAGGACAGCGGTTTCCTGAGTTTCCGGGCAGACCGCAAGGTGCATCGCCTCCCCTTTCAACGGATTATTTACCTGCAAGCCCTGGATGACTACGTCAAAATCATCAGTACTGAGGGTACTTTTTTGCCCAAAATCACCTTGTCACAATTGGAAAAAGAATTGCCTCAGCAGTTGTTTCTCCGCATCCACCGTTCGTATATTGTCAACCTGAAGAAGGTGCAATTTTTCGATCACCAAGAGCTGGGAATCGGAGATAAAAAACTGCCGATTGGCAAATCATCCCGAGATCAGGTTCTGGCTCGATTAAAAGCAGAAGTCATTTAA
- a CDS encoding PQQ-binding-like beta-propeller repeat protein codes for MAFKDYSNAGMWRNAIKRYGIPKDPDSEVSALEGSGVVYVGWDGRVFALDPENGNKRWCRTLRSYGLAAVESQQIDMAFQAGALYAIWNNRIFKLDPSNGQILNIRRADAHLAILFV; via the coding sequence ATGGCATTCAAAGACTATTCTAACGCAGGAATGTGGCGCAATGCAATCAAGCGCTATGGAATACCCAAAGACCCTGATTCTGAAGTTTCAGCACTCGAAGGTTCTGGAGTGGTGTATGTAGGTTGGGATGGTCGGGTCTTTGCCCTGGATCCAGAAAATGGCAACAAAAGGTGGTGTAGAACTTTACGTTCCTATGGGCTGGCAGCAGTGGAATCACAACAAATCGATATGGCTTTTCAAGCTGGTGCTCTATATGCCATTTGGAACAATCGGATTTTTAAACTTGATCCCAGCAATGGCCAAATACTCAACATTCGTCGCGCCGATGCACATCTGGCTATCCTTTTTGTTTGA
- the tesB gene encoding acyl-CoA thioesterase II, whose translation MKHINELLSLLELEQLEDNLFRGHSKSVGNSTVFGGQVLAQSLYAAMKTVPADRQVHSLHSYFILPGDLEIPIVFQVERIRDGGSFTTRRVKAIQKGEPIFFMSASFQLEQEGFDHQITMPNVSPPDWLVSWEDLAQKFGDMLPENIRKFLNLERPIEFRPVELVNPALPTKSQPFRHIWMKAKGEMPSDPQMHQCVLAYSSDYNLLTTALLPHGAEASFGNVKIASLDHAMWFHRPFRMDEWLLYAIDSPSASNARGFTRGNIFTQDGHLVASVVQEGLIRPKMVDRG comes from the coding sequence ATGAAACACATCAACGAGTTGCTTTCTTTATTGGAGCTGGAACAATTGGAAGACAATCTATTTAGAGGGCACAGCAAAAGCGTGGGCAATAGTACTGTTTTTGGCGGGCAGGTATTGGCACAATCCCTGTACGCCGCCATGAAAACGGTTCCTGCTGACCGGCAGGTACATTCCCTTCATTCTTATTTTATCCTCCCAGGAGATCTGGAAATCCCCATTGTATTTCAGGTTGAGCGCATTCGGGACGGAGGAAGTTTCACTACTCGCCGGGTAAAAGCGATCCAAAAAGGCGAGCCTATTTTTTTTATGTCGGCTTCTTTTCAGTTGGAACAAGAAGGTTTTGATCATCAAATTACCATGCCCAATGTTTCACCCCCGGATTGGTTGGTGAGTTGGGAAGATCTCGCACAAAAATTTGGAGATATGCTTCCCGAAAACATTCGGAAATTTCTGAACCTGGAGCGCCCGATTGAATTTCGTCCGGTTGAATTGGTCAATCCAGCCTTGCCCACCAAGAGTCAACCTTTTCGTCACATTTGGATGAAAGCCAAGGGCGAAATGCCGAGTGACCCACAAATGCACCAATGTGTTTTGGCCTACAGTTCTGATTACAACCTTTTGACTACCGCGCTATTGCCCCACGGGGCTGAAGCCTCTTTTGGCAATGTCAAAATTGCCAGTCTGGATCATGCCATGTGGTTTCATCGCCCTTTTCGTATGGACGAATGGTTGTTATACGCCATAGACAGTCCCAGTGCTTCCAACGCCCGTGGATTTACAAGGGGAAATATTTTCACACAAGATGGCCACCTGGTTGCCTCAGTAGTGCAGGAAGGTTTAATCAGGCCAAAAATGGTTGATAGGGGTTGA
- a CDS encoding amidase — MLSYEEYRQYDATGLAELVRKKEASAAELLQTAIQRAESVNPQINAIIHPLYESAKATVAAESLSGPFAGVPFLVKDLGLEMKDTPLRVGCKGYTGYTSSVDSYAIQKIKAAGLVIMGKTNTPEFGLTPYTEPELFGPTLNPWNLAHSPGGSSGGSGAAVAAGIVPMATASDGGGSIRIPASCCGLFGLKPTRGRISLGPIYGEMWSGAVVESCVSRSVRDTAAYLDALAGSLSGDPYQLSNPSAAYLAELGQHPGSLRIAFSTVHPLGLPVDQACKDAVAKMAKQLSDLGHRVEEALPLPYFKEDLLERFLVVVSGESAAELQQLSKHLQRRATTADVETNTYALALLGRTFNAGDFAQAKKGWNEIAQRVAQFHQQYDLLLTPTLASRPIKIGALQNSAAEQTLLKFINSLNLGFMVKASIGQLADKAFGYIPWTPFANMTGQPSMNIPTLWTEENLPVGTMFTALQGREDLLLRLAAQLEQVMPWGDKIPDL, encoded by the coding sequence ATGTTGAGTTACGAAGAATACCGGCAATACGATGCCACCGGACTGGCTGAACTGGTCCGTAAAAAAGAAGCCAGTGCAGCCGAGCTTTTGCAAACCGCTATCCAGCGTGCTGAGTCTGTAAATCCTCAGATCAACGCCATTATTCATCCACTGTACGAATCCGCAAAGGCTACTGTAGCTGCCGAAAGCCTCAGTGGTCCTTTTGCCGGGGTGCCATTTTTGGTCAAAGATTTGGGACTGGAGATGAAGGATACACCGCTGCGCGTGGGGTGTAAGGGATACACTGGATATACTTCAAGTGTGGATAGCTACGCCATTCAAAAAATTAAAGCAGCTGGTCTCGTCATCATGGGCAAAACCAATACACCAGAGTTCGGACTCACGCCTTATACAGAGCCAGAGCTGTTTGGTCCGACACTGAATCCCTGGAATTTGGCCCATTCACCGGGTGGGAGTAGTGGTGGATCGGGAGCGGCGGTTGCAGCAGGAATTGTTCCAATGGCAACGGCGAGTGATGGGGGTGGTTCGATCCGCATCCCCGCTTCCTGTTGTGGATTGTTTGGCTTAAAACCTACCCGAGGGCGGATTTCGCTGGGGCCAATCTATGGCGAAATGTGGAGTGGGGCGGTTGTAGAATCTTGTGTGAGCCGAAGCGTGCGGGATACTGCCGCTTATCTGGATGCCCTGGCAGGTTCATTGTCGGGTGATCCATATCAGTTGTCCAACCCAAGTGCTGCTTATCTGGCTGAACTTGGTCAACATCCCGGTAGTCTACGCATTGCCTTTAGTACGGTACATCCCTTGGGGTTGCCCGTAGATCAGGCTTGCAAAGATGCCGTGGCTAAAATGGCCAAACAGTTGAGTGATTTGGGGCATCGGGTAGAAGAGGCTTTACCTTTACCTTATTTCAAAGAAGACTTGCTGGAGCGTTTCCTGGTGGTGGTTTCCGGAGAATCCGCAGCGGAGCTTCAACAATTGAGCAAACACCTGCAGCGCAGAGCGACCACTGCGGACGTCGAAACCAACACCTACGCACTGGCTTTATTGGGACGTACGTTTAATGCCGGAGATTTTGCCCAGGCCAAAAAAGGATGGAATGAAATTGCCCAACGGGTTGCCCAGTTTCACCAGCAATACGATCTGCTTTTGACGCCAACGTTGGCTAGTCGGCCCATCAAGATTGGCGCACTCCAAAACTCGGCAGCAGAACAAACTTTGCTCAAATTCATCAATTCACTGAATTTGGGCTTTATGGTCAAAGCCAGCATTGGGCAATTGGCCGACAAGGCCTTTGGCTACATCCCCTGGACGCCCTTTGCCAACATGACCGGACAACCTTCCATGAACATCCCAACCTTGTGGACAGAGGAAAATCTGCCCGTTGGAACCATGTTTACTGCCCTTCAAGGCCGTGAGGATTTGTTGCTGCGCCTGGCTGCGCAGTTGGAACAGGTTATGCCCTGGGGGGATAAAATACCTGATTTGTGA
- a CDS encoding 4-alpha-glucanotransferase — translation MTITFQIHYQTNWGQQMAIVGNLPELGSGNEQQAQTMQYIGGGYWRVSIPLKKAPSTLEYQYLLKDNASLSLLTAEWGNRRKLRISRLAGDHLFLKDSWRAVDHPENAFYTAAFSKVIFKPQAQYKGNSITPDPLRLGIRFQLRAVQVPAGLQLAILGSLPELGAWDYGRPVLLSNADFPLWTGEISVGFRQGFEYKYGLYDPTVQRIIELETGPNRKLDGAPLDALVNSTIVNDEYYANPAGNWKGAGVAVPVFSLRTAESMGVGEFNDLKKMIDWAQKAGLRMVQILPVNDTSANHTWTDSYPYAAITVFGLHPQFLHLDVLEGINTKKVATERKKLNLHPAVDYEAVNKAKLSLAREAFNKTQKTFLSSPDFLSFFAESKHWLEPYAVFCYLRDKFKSVEFAENWGAYAQYTPALLEELASPTATDYADVAFHYYLQYHLDKQLREASDYARSKGLILKGDLPIGIYRHSVDAWVAPHLYNMDGQAGAPPDPFSDNGQNWGFPTYNWAEMAKDGYLWWRQRMGQLSRYFDAYRIDHILGFFRIWQIPLDQVEGTLGFFNPALPIMREELDARGIWFDQERYCKPFITKQLLDERFGEDVDDVRTQFLDEIRFNYFAFKPQYDTQRKIEQFFQAAENQDKIHLQPGLYKLISNVLLLEIPGSNGRAFHPRIDLNKTYSFQNLDAVQQAKLQELYIDYFYRRQEDFWRAQAMQKLPALKASTDMLICGEDLGMVPACVPGVMRELGILTLEIQRMSKNPATEFLQEEDIPYLSVASPSTHDMAPIRAWWEEEDRALISRFFHNELKFMGQEPYTCEPFLAKAVVEKHLRWPSMWTVFPLQDLLAMDLKLRRENPAEERINVPAIMPYYWRYRMHLDLEDLIAAEGYNAMLHDLLHRYDRA, via the coding sequence ATGACGATTACTTTTCAGATCCACTACCAAACCAATTGGGGGCAGCAGATGGCCATTGTTGGCAATTTACCAGAATTGGGCAGCGGCAATGAGCAACAGGCCCAAACCATGCAATACATTGGTGGGGGCTATTGGCGGGTGTCGATTCCGCTTAAAAAAGCACCATCTACGCTGGAATATCAATATTTGCTCAAAGACAACGCCAGCCTTTCTTTGCTGACCGCAGAGTGGGGCAATCGCCGCAAACTGCGCATCTCGCGTTTGGCAGGAGATCACCTTTTCCTCAAAGACAGTTGGCGTGCGGTGGATCATCCCGAAAATGCATTTTATACCGCGGCGTTTTCCAAAGTGATCTTCAAACCACAGGCTCAATATAAAGGCAATTCGATTACGCCAGACCCCCTGCGGCTGGGTATTCGTTTTCAACTTCGGGCCGTGCAAGTTCCGGCAGGGCTACAATTGGCCATTTTGGGCAGTTTACCTGAATTGGGTGCCTGGGATTACGGTCGTCCAGTGCTGCTGAGCAATGCCGATTTTCCGCTTTGGACCGGAGAAATCAGCGTCGGGTTTCGTCAGGGTTTTGAGTACAAATACGGACTATACGACCCCACAGTTCAACGCATCATCGAATTGGAAACCGGCCCCAACCGCAAACTGGATGGTGCACCATTGGATGCTCTGGTCAACTCCACCATTGTCAACGATGAATACTACGCCAACCCAGCAGGCAACTGGAAGGGTGCAGGCGTTGCCGTTCCGGTATTTTCTTTAAGAACCGCAGAAAGTATGGGGGTAGGGGAGTTCAACGACCTGAAAAAAATGATCGACTGGGCGCAAAAAGCAGGTTTGCGCATGGTGCAGATTTTGCCCGTAAACGATACTTCGGCTAACCATACCTGGACGGATTCTTACCCTTATGCAGCGATAACGGTATTTGGACTGCATCCACAATTTTTGCACCTGGATGTATTGGAAGGCATCAATACGAAAAAAGTAGCGACTGAGCGCAAGAAACTGAACCTTCATCCGGCAGTAGATTATGAGGCAGTAAACAAAGCCAAGTTGAGCCTGGCGCGTGAAGCTTTTAACAAAACCCAAAAGACATTCCTGTCCAGCCCGGACTTTTTAAGCTTTTTTGCAGAAAGTAAACACTGGCTGGAGCCTTACGCCGTTTTTTGTTACCTGCGCGATAAATTCAAATCGGTTGAGTTTGCAGAAAACTGGGGAGCCTACGCTCAATATACTCCGGCGTTATTGGAAGAACTCGCTTCGCCCACAGCCACCGATTATGCCGACGTCGCTTTTCATTATTACCTGCAATACCACCTGGACAAACAACTGCGGGAGGCTTCGGATTATGCCCGTTCCAAAGGTTTGATTCTCAAAGGTGACTTGCCTATTGGTATTTACCGCCACAGTGTGGATGCCTGGGTTGCGCCACATTTGTACAATATGGATGGCCAGGCTGGCGCACCACCTGATCCATTTTCGGACAACGGCCAAAACTGGGGTTTTCCAACGTACAATTGGGCCGAAATGGCCAAAGATGGCTACCTCTGGTGGCGGCAACGCATGGGGCAACTTTCCCGTTATTTTGATGCCTACCGCATCGACCATATTCTGGGCTTTTTCCGCATTTGGCAAATTCCGCTGGATCAGGTGGAAGGAACCCTGGGCTTTTTTAACCCCGCATTGCCCATCATGCGTGAAGAACTGGATGCCAGGGGGATTTGGTTTGATCAGGAACGTTACTGCAAACCTTTCATCACCAAGCAATTGCTGGACGAGCGTTTTGGAGAAGATGTGGATGATGTGCGCACTCAGTTTTTGGACGAAATCCGCTTCAACTATTTTGCTTTCAAACCGCAATACGATACCCAGCGCAAGATTGAACAGTTTTTCCAGGCCGCAGAAAACCAGGACAAGATTCACCTGCAACCCGGTTTGTACAAACTCATCAGCAATGTACTCCTCCTGGAAATCCCTGGCAGCAATGGCCGGGCATTCCATCCGCGGATCGATTTGAACAAAACTTATTCTTTCCAGAATTTGGACGCTGTTCAACAGGCCAAACTACAGGAATTGTACATCGACTATTTCTACCGCCGACAAGAAGATTTTTGGCGGGCACAAGCCATGCAAAAACTTCCAGCGCTCAAAGCTTCCACGGATATGCTCATCTGTGGCGAAGACCTGGGCATGGTACCGGCTTGTGTACCCGGCGTCATGCGTGAATTGGGCATTTTGACCCTGGAAATCCAGCGCATGTCAAAAAACCCGGCCACAGAATTTTTACAGGAAGAAGACATTCCTTACCTCTCGGTAGCGAGTCCTTCTACCCACGATATGGCACCTATCCGAGCCTGGTGGGAGGAAGAAGATCGGGCACTAATCAGCCGTTTTTTCCACAACGAGCTGAAGTTTATGGGCCAGGAGCCTTATACTTGTGAGCCATTTTTGGCAAAAGCCGTGGTAGAAAAACACTTGCGTTGGCCGAGTATGTGGACGGTTTTCCCCCTACAGGATTTGCTGGCGATGGACTTGAAATTGCGGCGGGAAAACCCCGCTGAAGAGCGGATCAACGTACCCGCCATTATGCCTTATTACTGGCGTTACCGGATGCACTTAGATCTTGAAGATTTGATAGCAGCAGAGGGCTATAATGCGATGCTACACGACCTGCTGCACCGCTACGATCGGGCGTAG
- a CDS encoding sugar phosphate isomerase/epimerase family protein, producing MDRRTFNQLALSGSMAALLPDFLLGNKRIMSVQLYSVRDDMQKDLVGTLKAVRKMGYRLVEGAGYNDGKFYGKTPSEFKMILSDLGLSMPSGHFGFGSANYNPQTRMINDAYKKAIDSAAEIGHEYVIAPYMIDSDRKGGALKQYIEGLNIAGEYAKKAGVKFGYHNHAFEFEKENGRVIYDMILQDTDPNLVLIQMDLYWTEKGKANTIELLKKNAGRVHLVHVKDMAKTEKQETVEVGDGSINFNEIFKYTPAAGVKYYVVELEHYVTTPMAGIAKAYKGLKKLKF from the coding sequence ATGGATAGACGTACATTCAACCAATTGGCATTAAGCGGCAGCATGGCTGCTCTACTTCCCGATTTTTTGTTGGGCAACAAACGCATCATGAGCGTGCAATTGTACAGTGTTCGGGACGACATGCAAAAAGACCTGGTTGGCACCCTCAAAGCAGTACGCAAAATGGGGTATCGCCTGGTTGAGGGAGCAGGATACAACGACGGAAAATTCTACGGGAAGACGCCCTCTGAATTCAAAATGATCTTGTCCGATTTGGGTCTCTCCATGCCCAGTGGACACTTCGGTTTTGGCAGCGCCAATTACAACCCACAGACACGCATGATCAATGACGCTTATAAAAAGGCGATCGACAGTGCTGCAGAAATTGGACACGAGTACGTAATTGCACCTTACATGATCGATTCTGATCGAAAAGGGGGTGCATTGAAACAATACATCGAAGGCTTAAATATAGCGGGTGAATATGCTAAAAAAGCTGGCGTCAAATTTGGCTACCACAACCACGCTTTTGAATTTGAAAAGGAAAATGGCCGCGTCATTTATGACATGATCCTGCAAGACACCGATCCCAATCTGGTGCTCATCCAGATGGACTTGTACTGGACAGAAAAAGGAAAGGCCAATACCATCGAATTGTTGAAGAAAAATGCTGGGCGGGTACACCTCGTTCACGTTAAGGACATGGCCAAGACGGAAAAACAGGAAACTGTTGAAGTGGGCGACGGTAGCATTAACTTCAATGAAATTTTCAAGTACACTCCCGCCGCAGGGGTGAAGTACTACGTGGTAGAATTGGAGCATTATGTAACCACACCGATGGCAGGAATTGCCAAAGCGTACAAGGGTTTGAAAAAACTCAAGTTCTAA
- a CDS encoding non-canonical purine NTP diphosphatase encodes MMKTLIFASSNPNKIKEVREMLDGLFEVKGLLDIGCTKDIPETADTIEGNALLKARYVVENYGLNCFSEDTGLEVFALKGAPGVHSARYSGEGRDPQANIDLLQQNLAPHADRSARFKTVIALILDGKEHLFEGLVYGQIRKEQHGSGGFGYDPVFVPDGYALSFAEMDKTEKNRISHRGRAVQKLLDFLKEG; translated from the coding sequence ATAATGAAAACGCTCATTTTCGCCTCTTCCAACCCGAATAAAATCAAAGAGGTGAGGGAAATGCTGGATGGATTGTTCGAAGTAAAAGGACTACTCGACATTGGTTGCACCAAAGACATTCCCGAAACCGCCGATACCATTGAAGGCAATGCTCTGCTCAAAGCCCGTTACGTGGTAGAAAACTACGGACTCAACTGTTTTTCCGAAGATACGGGGCTGGAGGTTTTTGCCTTGAAGGGCGCCCCAGGTGTACACAGCGCCCGTTACTCCGGCGAAGGCCGCGATCCACAGGCGAACATCGACTTGTTGCAACAAAACCTCGCCCCGCACGCCGACCGCAGTGCCCGTTTCAAAACCGTAATTGCACTGATTCTGGACGGAAAAGAGCACTTGTTTGAAGGTTTGGTGTACGGCCAAATCCGCAAAGAACAACACGGATCGGGTGGTTTTGGCTACGACCCCGTTTTTGTGCCCGACGGCTATGCACTCAGTTTTGCCGAAATGGACAAAACTGAAAAAAACCGCATCAGCCACCGGGGTAGAGCGGTACAAAAATTATTGGACTTCCTCAAAGAAGGTTAA